In Candidatus Binataceae bacterium, a single genomic region encodes these proteins:
- a CDS encoding ATP-binding protein — translation MANSYRLRVVLAVVAGLFPEVLLLAVLAAMGTVSIWLVIGVSTAGLGVGAIAAVAVVGDWQRRAERIDAVAEALEARQAPPHLMRQNRDAVARAEHRLLDAADSIVAEVQSLTDQRDEFEAILRSMTEAVVVTGGRGEVVLLNGAARRMFALDHETDYAGRDFVELCRDPLLQDFVAQAMRNASEVLSREFMIQNPAQRYVAASAAPVSMTHHGAWVFVFHDVTQLKAYETVRSDFISNLTHELRTPLAALYGYAETLVQGVDDSETQRRFLGIIDRQARRLARLLDDLISLSELERGHSALHFEDLEAPSVIGEAAELMKVAAAHEGVHLEVQLCEGLPKLFGDHDRLHQVMVNLIDNAIKYTPRGGHVTASAKTATLNGTGKATPAIALMIADTGEGIPERDIPRLTERFYRVDRARSRELGGTGLGLAIVKHIVQLHQGSLKIESRVGVGTTVTVMIPAAESQKNNP, via the coding sequence TTGGCTAACTCGTACCGGCTGCGTGTAGTTCTTGCGGTTGTTGCGGGTCTCTTCCCCGAGGTGCTCTTGCTTGCGGTGTTGGCAGCGATGGGCACCGTCTCGATCTGGCTGGTTATTGGAGTGTCAACCGCCGGACTCGGGGTCGGTGCCATCGCGGCAGTGGCCGTCGTCGGTGATTGGCAACGACGAGCCGAACGGATAGATGCGGTCGCGGAGGCCCTGGAAGCCCGACAGGCACCACCCCACCTGATGCGTCAAAATCGTGACGCGGTCGCGCGCGCCGAGCACAGGCTCCTCGACGCCGCCGATTCGATTGTCGCCGAAGTCCAGTCTCTGACCGACCAACGTGACGAATTCGAAGCGATTCTGCGCAGCATGACCGAGGCGGTCGTGGTCACGGGCGGTCGCGGCGAGGTCGTGCTGCTCAACGGTGCAGCGCGACGCATGTTCGCCCTGGACCATGAAACCGACTACGCCGGGCGCGACTTCGTCGAGCTATGCCGCGATCCACTCCTCCAGGATTTTGTTGCACAAGCGATGCGCAACGCGAGCGAAGTACTTTCTAGGGAGTTCATGATTCAGAATCCCGCCCAGCGCTACGTGGCGGCGAGTGCCGCGCCCGTAAGCATGACCCACCATGGTGCATGGGTATTTGTGTTTCATGACGTGACCCAGCTCAAGGCGTATGAAACGGTGCGCAGCGACTTCATTTCCAATCTGACCCACGAACTACGCACGCCCCTGGCTGCTCTGTATGGATACGCGGAGACGCTGGTGCAGGGTGTGGATGACAGCGAGACGCAGCGCCGCTTCCTCGGCATAATCGATCGTCAGGCGCGCCGCCTCGCCCGATTGCTCGACGACTTGATCTCGCTCTCCGAACTTGAGCGCGGCCACAGCGCGCTGCATTTTGAAGATCTCGAGGCGCCCAGCGTCATCGGTGAAGCGGCGGAGCTGATGAAGGTCGCGGCGGCTCACGAGGGCGTCCACTTGGAAGTGCAGCTTTGCGAAGGATTGCCCAAGCTATTCGGCGATCATGACCGCCTGCATCAGGTCATGGTTAACTTGATCGATAACGCCATCAAATACACGCCGCGGGGTGGGCACGTGACCGCATCGGCGAAGACCGCAACCCTTAATGGAACCGGGAAGGCAACGCCAGCGATCGCACTAATGATCGCCGACACCGGCGAGGGTATCCCGGAACGAGACATCCCGCGCCTGACGGAACGATTCTACCGTGTAGACCGCGCCCGCTCCCGGGAACTAGGTGGCACGGGCCTGGGCCTGGCGATCGTGAAGCATATAGTCCAGCTCCATCAGGGCTCATTAAAGATCGAAAGCCGGGTAGGCGTCGGCACGACCGTAACCGTTATGATTCCGGCGGCTGAATCGCAAAAGAACAACCCCTAG
- a CDS encoding response regulator — translation MNQQSVQEERRGGARPRVLIVEDEADIRELMRYNLEREGFLVEEASDGAQALERIRRRVPDLLLLDLMLPGIPGLEICRQMRAGRDTATLPILVVTAKGTEVDKVLGLEMGADDYVVKPFSPREVVARVKALLRRANPNADQESAGLYERGRLRIDFGTYQVFVEGKRRELALREFELLKFFVQHPMRVYTREQLLDMVWGRDTFVEPRTVDVHVRRLRQHIERDDANPELILTVRSVGYRFNPEALG, via the coding sequence ATGAATCAACAAAGTGTGCAGGAAGAACGTCGCGGCGGCGCGCGCCCTCGCGTGCTGATCGTGGAGGATGAGGCGGATATCCGTGAGCTGATGCGCTACAACCTCGAGCGCGAAGGCTTTCTGGTGGAGGAGGCCAGCGATGGTGCGCAAGCGCTCGAGCGCATCCGGCGTCGGGTGCCGGACCTGTTGCTGCTCGACCTGATGCTCCCCGGGATTCCGGGCCTAGAAATCTGCCGGCAAATGCGCGCCGGTCGCGATACCGCGACCCTTCCGATCCTGGTGGTCACGGCCAAGGGTACCGAGGTCGATAAGGTGCTCGGCCTCGAAATGGGCGCCGACGACTACGTGGTCAAACCGTTCAGCCCGCGGGAAGTGGTCGCGCGTGTCAAGGCCTTGCTGCGCCGCGCCAATCCCAACGCCGATCAGGAATCGGCCGGTCTGTACGAACGCGGCCGCCTGAGGATCGATTTCGGGACATATCAGGTGTTCGTCGAAGGCAAGCGGCGCGAACTCGCGCTGCGCGAATTCGAATTGCTCAAGTTTTTTGTCCAGCATCCGATGCGGGTCTATACGAGAGAACAGTTACTCGATATGGTCTGGGGGCGCGATACCTTCGTGGAACCGCGGACGGTTGATGTGCACGTGCGGCGGCTTCGCCAGCATATCGAACGCGACGACGCGAACCCGGAACTGATTCTGACGGTTCGCAGTGTGGGTTATCGGTTCAACCCGGAGGCGCTTGGCTAA